Within Caulobacter segnis, the genomic segment CAACACCGAGTTGATGTGGTTGCTGGGAAAGCTGGCTCCTGACTTCAAGACCATCGCCGACTTCCGCCGCGACAATGGCCAGGCGCTGCGGGCGGCTTGCGCCGCCTTCGTGGCGATCTGCCGGGACATCGGCCTTCTGACCGGCGGCGTGGTGGCGGTGGACGGCAGCCGGTTCAAGGCGGTGAGCACGCGCGACAAGAACTACACGCCGGGCGCGGTGCGTCGGCGCATCGAGCAGGCCGAGGCGAGCATCGGGCGCTATCTGGAGGCGCTCGACGCGGCGGATCGCCAGGAAGGCGAAGAGGCTCAACTGCGCGGGGACCGCCTGAAGGACCGGCTGGACGCGCTGCGGCGGCAGGTGCGCGACCTCAAGGCCATGGAGGTCGAACTCGCCCAGGCTCCGGACGGGCAGATATCACTCACCGACCCCGACGCGCGGGCCATGGCCACCCACGGCAAGGGGACCGGGATGGTGGGCTACAATGTCCAGGCCGCCGTCGACGCCGAACACCATCTCGTCGTCGCCCATGAGGTGATCAACCAGGGCCACGACCGCAGCCAACTGGCCAACATGTCGGCGCGGGCCAAGGCGGCGACGGGGACGGACGCGCTGACGGTGCTGGCCGACCGGGGCTACTTCTCGGGGCCGGAAATCCTGGCCTGCGAGCAAGCCGGAACCACACCCTATGTGCCCAAGCCCCTGACCTCGGGGGCCAAGGCCGATGGCCGCTTCGGCAAGCCGGACTTTGTCTACGATCCCGCCCAGGACGCCTACCGCTGCCCGGCGGGCGAGACGCTCTCACGGCGCATGACCACCGTGGAGAACGGG encodes:
- a CDS encoding IS1182 family transposase gives rise to the protein MARFIEGEDRRQVALLPECLDDYVGEDSSVRVIDAFVDELDLGALGFDRVRAASTGRPGYHPGAMLKLYLYGYLNQVQSSRRLEREAGRNTELMWLLGKLAPDFKTIADFRRDNGQALRAACAAFVAICRDIGLLTGGVVAVDGSRFKAVSTRDKNYTPGAVRRRIEQAEASIGRYLEALDAADRQEGEEAQLRGDRLKDRLDALRRQVRDLKAMEVELAQAPDGQISLTDPDARAMATHGKGTGMVGYNVQAAVDAEHHLVVAHEVINQGHDRSQLANMSARAKAATGTDALTVLADRGYFSGPEILACEQAGTTPYVPKPLTSGAKADGRFGKPDFVYDPAQDAYRCPAGETLSRRMTTVENGQTLHRYWNLSACKSCALKSQCTPAKERRVTRWEHEAVIEAMQRRLDRHPKAMRIRRQTVEHVFGTLKAWMGATHFKTRRMDNVAAEMSLHVLAYNLKRAIAVVGAQPLIAAMRA